In Streptomyces sp. NBC_00433, a single genomic region encodes these proteins:
- the ruvB gene encoding Holliday junction branch migration DNA helicase RuvB, with amino-acid sequence MNWDDAAPAAPDRLLGAAADSDDQAVEAALRPKDLGEFVGQERVREQLDLVLKAARQRGGTADHVLLSGAPGLGKTTLSMIIAAEMGVPIRITSGPAIQHAGDLAAILSSLAEGEVLFLDEIHRMSRPAEEMLYMAMEDFRVDVIVGKGPGATAIPLELPPFTLVGATTRAGLLPPPLRDRFGFTGHMEFYAPAELERVIHRSAGLLDVAVDTGGAAEIAGRSRGTPRIANRLLRRVRDYAQVRADGMVTRQTAARALEVYEVDARGLDRLDRAVLRALLTLFGGGPVGLSTLAVAVGEERETVEEVAEPFLVREGLLARTPRGRVATAAAWSHLGLVPPQHSGGAGPGTGPGQTGLFGP; translated from the coding sequence ATGAACTGGGACGACGCCGCACCAGCCGCACCCGACCGCCTGCTCGGCGCCGCGGCCGACAGCGACGACCAGGCCGTCGAGGCCGCGCTGCGGCCCAAGGACCTGGGCGAGTTCGTCGGCCAGGAGCGGGTCCGCGAGCAGCTCGACCTGGTGCTGAAGGCCGCACGCCAGCGCGGCGGCACCGCCGACCACGTCCTGCTCTCCGGCGCCCCCGGCCTGGGCAAGACGACGCTGTCGATGATCATCGCGGCCGAGATGGGCGTCCCGATCAGGATCACCTCGGGCCCCGCGATCCAGCACGCCGGCGACCTGGCGGCCATCCTGTCCTCGCTCGCCGAGGGCGAGGTGCTCTTCCTCGACGAGATCCACCGGATGTCCCGCCCGGCCGAGGAGATGCTGTACATGGCCATGGAGGACTTCCGGGTCGACGTGATCGTCGGCAAGGGCCCGGGCGCCACCGCGATCCCGCTGGAACTGCCGCCCTTCACCCTGGTCGGCGCCACCACCAGGGCCGGGCTGCTGCCGCCGCCGCTGCGGGACCGCTTCGGCTTCACCGGGCACATGGAGTTCTACGCCCCCGCCGAGCTGGAAAGGGTGATCCACCGCTCGGCCGGCCTGCTCGACGTGGCAGTGGACACCGGCGGCGCCGCCGAGATCGCCGGGCGCTCCCGCGGCACCCCGCGGATCGCCAACCGGCTGCTGCGCAGGGTGCGGGACTATGCGCAGGTCAGAGCCGACGGGATGGTGACCAGGCAGACCGCGGCCAGGGCCCTTGAGGTCTATGAGGTCGACGCCCGCGGCCTGGACCGGCTGGACCGTGCGGTATTGCGCGCTCTTCTGACCCTTTTTGGCGGCGGTCCTGTGGGTTTGTCCACACTTGCCGTCGCTGTGGGGGAGGAGCGTGAGACTGTGGAGGAGGTGGCCGAGCCCTTCCTGGTACGGGAGGGGCTCTTGGCCCGCACCCCCCGGGGTCGGGTGGCCACCGCCGCGGCATGGTCGCACCTGGGACTCGTACCCCCACAGCACAGTGGGGGAGCGGGGCCGGGTACGGGACCGGGACAGACCGGGCTGTTCGGTCCGTGA
- the yajC gene encoding preprotein translocase subunit YajC, which yields MNPLILIFIVLIGGMLLMTRSAKSKQRQALEMRNKMEPGSGVRTIGGMYAVVKEVNEETILLELTDGVHAHFTKGAISTVLSEQEFNRIVHGIEPEDTEDDAETADEALETDGHTAAAVTGETAVTDHDAQEPDEDRVELKKTEDGSGLGSTGSTPK from the coding sequence GTGAATCCCCTGATCCTCATCTTCATCGTCCTCATCGGCGGCATGCTGCTCATGACCAGGTCGGCCAAGAGCAAGCAGCGCCAGGCCCTGGAGATGCGCAACAAGATGGAGCCCGGCTCCGGCGTCCGCACCATCGGCGGCATGTACGCCGTGGTGAAGGAGGTCAACGAGGAGACGATCCTCCTGGAGCTCACGGACGGCGTACACGCGCACTTCACCAAGGGCGCGATCTCGACCGTCCTCAGTGAGCAGGAGTTCAACCGGATCGTGCACGGCATCGAGCCGGAGGACACCGAGGACGACGCCGAGACCGCGGACGAGGCCCTGGAGACCGACGGGCACACCGCCGCCGCGGTGACCGGCGAGACCGCCGTGACGGACCACGACGCCCAGGAGCCGGATGAGGACCGTGTGGAGCTGAAGAAGACCGAGGACGGGTCGGGGCTGGGCAGCACCGGCTCGACCCCCAAGTAG
- the secD gene encoding protein translocase subunit SecD yields MAAAKKGRRFSGGQGYPERALAVILIALVAMTGGMFLSGDTTPRLGIDLAGGVSITLTAKPNQGSAVTKANMNTAVSIINNRVNGLGVSEAEVQTEGSKNIIVNIPKGTNADQAEKQVGTTAQLFFRQVLAADIGQPAAKPTPTPSATGSVTPSGTPSSTPGSTTTPKSTATPSGTPSASSSAQGRAVTGALTSSVAKAPTPLPTATAPATDPGTTAPGTATGGADVSVPADMQAKFTALNCADDKQRAAITEGAKPTQKVIACGREGGIWQKYVLGPSLIDGKRVSGANASFDTQQGNGWVVNLTFDSKGSGQFTKVTGDLASQADPNNRFAIDLDGNVESAPSVHEALPGGSAQISGSFKQNEAEDLANVLKYGSLPLAFQTSDITTVSAALGGEQLHGGLIAGAVGLALVVLYMFAYYRGLSFVAIASLMTSAALTYTIMCLLGRAIGFALNLPAVAGAIVAIGITADSFIVFFERIRDELREGRSLQPAVARGWPRARRTILVSDFVSFLAAAVLYVVTVGKVRGFAFTLGLTTLLDVAVVFLFTMPLMTILARRKFFAQGHRWSGLDPKSLGVKAPLRRVRRTNSSETKEA; encoded by the coding sequence GTGGCAGCAGCCAAGAAGGGCCGCAGGTTCTCGGGGGGTCAGGGATACCCCGAGCGCGCTCTGGCCGTGATCCTCATCGCCCTGGTGGCGATGACCGGAGGCATGTTTCTCTCCGGGGACACCACACCCCGGCTGGGCATCGACCTGGCGGGCGGCGTCAGCATCACGCTGACCGCCAAGCCCAACCAGGGCAGCGCGGTGACCAAGGCGAACATGAACACCGCGGTCAGCATCATCAACAACCGCGTCAACGGGCTGGGTGTCTCAGAGGCGGAGGTGCAGACCGAGGGATCGAAGAACATCATCGTCAACATCCCCAAGGGCACCAACGCCGACCAGGCGGAGAAGCAGGTCGGCACCACGGCGCAGCTGTTCTTCCGCCAGGTGCTCGCCGCGGACATCGGGCAGCCGGCGGCCAAGCCGACGCCGACCCCGTCCGCGACGGGCAGCGTCACCCCCTCCGGCACCCCGTCGTCGACCCCCGGCAGCACGACGACGCCGAAGTCCACCGCCACCCCCTCGGGCACCCCGTCCGCCAGCTCCAGCGCACAGGGCCGCGCCGTCACCGGCGCGCTGACCTCCAGCGTGGCCAAGGCGCCCACCCCGCTGCCGACGGCCACCGCGCCCGCGACCGACCCGGGCACCACCGCCCCGGGCACCGCGACCGGCGGCGCCGACGTGTCGGTCCCGGCCGACATGCAGGCCAAGTTCACCGCGCTCAACTGCGCCGACGACAAGCAGCGGGCCGCCATCACCGAGGGCGCCAAGCCCACCCAGAAGGTCATCGCCTGCGGCAGGGAGGGCGGCATCTGGCAGAAGTACGTGCTGGGCCCCTCCCTGATCGACGGCAAGCGCGTCTCGGGTGCCAACGCCTCCTTCGACACCCAGCAGGGCAACGGCTGGGTGGTGAACCTGACCTTCGACTCCAAGGGCTCCGGCCAGTTCACCAAGGTCACCGGTGACCTCGCGAGCCAGGCCGACCCGAACAACCGCTTCGCGATCGACCTCGACGGCAATGTCGAGTCCGCGCCCTCGGTGCACGAGGCACTGCCCGGCGGCAGCGCCCAGATCTCCGGCAGCTTCAAGCAGAACGAGGCCGAGGACCTGGCCAACGTGCTGAAGTACGGCTCGCTGCCGCTGGCCTTCCAGACCTCCGACATCACCACGGTCTCGGCCGCGCTCGGCGGCGAGCAGCTGCACGGCGGCCTGATCGCCGGCGCCGTCGGCCTGGCGCTGGTCGTGCTCTACATGTTCGCCTACTACCGCGGACTGAGCTTCGTGGCCATCGCGAGCCTCATGACGTCGGCCGCGCTGACGTACACGATCATGTGCCTGCTCGGCCGGGCCATCGGCTTCGCGCTGAACCTGCCGGCGGTCGCCGGCGCCATCGTGGCCATCGGTATCACCGCCGACTCCTTCATCGTGTTCTTCGAACGGATAAGGGACGAGCTGCGTGAGGGCAGGTCGCTGCAACCGGCGGTGGCCCGCGGCTGGCCGCGCGCCCGGCGCACCATCCTGGTGTCGGACTTCGTGTCCTTCCTGGCCGCCGCGGTCCTCTACGTGGTGACCGTCGGCAAGGTCCGCGGCTTCGCCTTCACGCTGGGTCTGACGACCCTGCTCGACGTCGCGGTGGTGTTCCTGTTCACCATGCCGCTGATGACGATCCTGGCTCGCCGCAAGTTCTTCGCCCAGGGCCACAGGTGGTCCGGTCTCGACCCGAAGAGCCTCGGAGTCAAGGCGCCGCTGCGCCGCGTCCGCCGTACCAACAGCTCCGAGACGAAGGAAGCCTGA
- the secF gene encoding protein translocase subunit SecF, giving the protein MSKLGTLGHRLHRGEVSYDFVGKRKLWYGVSILITVAAVVGLLVNGLKLGIEFSGGAVFTTPKTSISVSDAQDKIAGDTAGHHATIQKLGNGGLRIQVSDITTQTSKDVQQKIAGDLKMTPSKIDAEIVGPSWGKEISQKALKGLIIFLVLVVIYLAIAFEWRMAAAALVALLHDITITTGVYAIVGFEVTPGTVIGLLTILGYSLYDTVVVFDGLKEATKGITKQNQRTYSEFANRSLNGTLVRSINTTVVALLPVAALLFIGGGLLGAGVLNDIALALFVGLTAGAYSSIFIATPIVADLKEREPQMRSLHKRVLAKRASDAQKAREAEARGEDPQDAVGDDAEGPEDGDEATATAAAGVVAPRGQGAARSPRTQPTGRGSRGRNRPSGKRR; this is encoded by the coding sequence ATGTCCAAGCTCGGCACTCTCGGTCACCGGCTGCACCGCGGCGAGGTCAGCTACGACTTCGTGGGCAAGCGCAAGCTCTGGTACGGGGTCTCGATCCTGATCACGGTCGCCGCGGTCGTCGGCCTGCTGGTGAACGGCCTCAAGCTCGGCATCGAGTTCTCCGGCGGCGCGGTCTTCACCACGCCCAAGACCTCGATCTCGGTCAGCGACGCGCAGGACAAGATCGCCGGCGACACCGCGGGCCACCACGCCACCATCCAGAAGCTGGGCAACGGCGGCCTGCGCATCCAGGTCAGCGACATCACGACGCAGACCTCGAAGGACGTCCAGCAGAAGATCGCCGGCGACCTCAAGATGACGCCGTCGAAGATCGACGCGGAGATCGTCGGCCCCAGCTGGGGCAAGGAGATCTCCCAGAAGGCCCTCAAGGGCCTGATCATCTTCCTGGTGCTGGTGGTCATCTACCTGGCGATCGCCTTCGAGTGGCGGATGGCCGCGGCGGCGCTGGTCGCGCTGCTGCACGACATCACCATCACCACCGGCGTCTACGCGATCGTCGGCTTCGAGGTCACCCCCGGCACGGTGATCGGCCTGCTCACCATCCTCGGTTACTCCCTCTACGACACCGTCGTCGTCTTCGACGGTCTCAAGGAAGCCACCAAGGGCATCACCAAGCAGAACCAGCGGACGTACAGCGAGTTCGCCAACCGCAGCCTCAACGGCACCCTGGTGCGGTCGATCAACACCACCGTGGTGGCGCTGCTGCCGGTCGCCGCGCTGCTGTTCATCGGCGGCGGCCTGCTCGGCGCCGGTGTCCTCAACGACATCGCGCTCGCGCTGTTCGTCGGCCTCACCGCCGGCGCCTACTCCTCGATCTTCATCGCGACCCCGATCGTGGCGGACCTCAAGGAGCGCGAGCCGCAGATGCGGTCCCTGCACAAGCGGGTGCTGGCCAAGCGGGCGTCCGACGCGCAGAAGGCCCGGGAGGCCGAGGCGCGCGGCGAGGACCCGCAGGACGCGGTCGGTGACGACGCAGAAGGCCCGGAGGACGGCGACGAGGCCACCGCGACAGCGGCGGCCGGCGTGGTCGCCCCCCGCGGCCAGGGCGCCGCGCGCAGCCCGCGCACCCAGCCGACCGGCCGCGGCAGCCGCGGCAGGAACCGGCCCTCGGGCAAGCGGCGCTGA
- a CDS encoding adenine phosphoribosyltransferase, whose product MTTTRTASAELRELLLAHIRDVPDYPEPGVMFKDITPLLADAEAFGALVDALAALCAERGATKVVGLEARGFILAAPAAARAGLGFVPVRKAGKLPGDTHGQAYQLEYGTAEIEVHTDAFAPDDRVLVIDDVLATGGTAEACLELVRRTGATLAGVAVLLELTFLGGRERLLPALGDTPLDALVTI is encoded by the coding sequence ATGACCACCACGCGGACCGCGTCCGCCGAACTGCGCGAGCTGCTGCTCGCCCACATCAGGGACGTACCGGACTACCCGGAGCCCGGCGTGATGTTCAAGGACATCACCCCGCTGCTGGCCGACGCGGAGGCCTTCGGCGCCCTGGTGGACGCGCTGGCCGCGCTGTGCGCCGAGCGCGGCGCCACCAAGGTAGTCGGCCTCGAAGCGCGCGGCTTCATCCTGGCCGCCCCGGCGGCCGCCCGCGCCGGCCTCGGCTTCGTCCCGGTGCGCAAGGCGGGCAAGCTGCCCGGCGACACCCACGGGCAGGCCTACCAGCTGGAGTACGGCACCGCCGAGATCGAGGTGCACACCGACGCCTTCGCGCCCGACGACCGGGTGCTGGTGATCGACGACGTGCTGGCCACCGGCGGCACCGCGGAGGCCTGCCTGGAGCTGGTGCGCCGCACCGGCGCCACCCTCGCCGGAGTGGCGGTGCTGCTGGAGCTGACCTTCCTCGGCGGCCGCGAGCGGCTGCTGCCGGCCCTGGGCGACACCCCCCTGGACGCACTCGTCACGATCTGA
- a CDS encoding RelA/SpoT family protein → MPDKPQPLDAAGGTEPAARGTGTPAEAATAESEPKPGAPAVRPVRTPGSVAPTRPGASSSRVRARLARLGVQRSSPYNPVLEPLLRVVRGNDPKGDSAQLRQIESAYQVAERWHRGQKRKSGDPYITHPLAVTTILAELGMDPATLMAGLLHDTVEDTEYGLDQLRRDFGDQVALLVDGVTKLDKVKFGEAAQAETVRKMVVAMAKDPRVLVIKLADRLHNMRTMRYLKRDKQEKKARETLEIYAPLAHRLGMNTIKWELEDLAFAILYPKMYDEIVRLVAERAPKRDEYLAVVTDQVQQDLRSARIKATVTGRPKHYYSVYQKMIVRGRDFAEIYDLVGIRVLVDTVRDCYAALGTIHARWNPVPGRFKDYIAMPKFNMYQSLHTTVIGPSGKPVELQIRTFDMHRRAEYGIAAHWKYKQEAVAGASKVRTDSPRSDKKDDAVNDMAWLRQLLDWQKETEDPGEFLESLRFDLSQSEVFVFTPKGDVIALPAGATPVDFAYAVHTEVGHRTIGARVNGRLVPLESTLDNGDLVEVFTSKAAGAGPSRDWLGFVKSPRARNKIRAWFSKERREEAVEHGKDAIARAMRKQNLPIQRVLTGDSLVTLAHEMRYPDISALYAAIGEGHITAQSVVQKLVDALGGEEGATEDVEEITAPSPGRSKRRANADPGVVVKGASDVWVKLSRCCTPVPGDPIIGFVTRGNGVSVHRADCVNVDSLSQQPERIIDVEWAPTQSSVFLVAIQVEALDRSRLLSDVTRVLSDQHVNILSAAVQTSRDRVATSRFTFEMGDPKHLGHVLKAVRGVEGVYDVYRVTSGRQR, encoded by the coding sequence TTGCCAGACAAGCCTCAGCCACTCGACGCCGCGGGCGGTACGGAACCGGCCGCGCGCGGCACCGGCACGCCCGCTGAGGCCGCCACCGCGGAGTCCGAGCCCAAGCCCGGCGCCCCCGCCGTCCGGCCGGTGCGCACCCCGGGCAGTGTCGCGCCGACCCGCCCGGGCGCCTCCTCCAGCCGTGTCCGCGCCCGGCTGGCCCGGCTCGGCGTGCAGCGCTCCAGCCCGTACAACCCGGTCCTCGAACCGCTGCTGCGGGTCGTGCGGGGCAACGACCCCAAGGGCGACAGCGCGCAACTGCGGCAGATCGAGAGCGCCTACCAGGTCGCCGAGCGCTGGCACCGCGGCCAGAAGCGCAAGAGCGGCGATCCGTACATCACCCACCCGCTGGCCGTCACCACCATCCTGGCCGAGCTGGGCATGGACCCCGCCACCCTGATGGCCGGGCTGCTGCACGACACCGTCGAGGACACCGAGTACGGCCTCGACCAGCTGCGCAGGGACTTCGGCGACCAGGTCGCGCTGCTGGTGGACGGCGTCACCAAGCTGGACAAGGTCAAGTTCGGCGAGGCCGCGCAGGCCGAGACGGTCCGCAAGATGGTCGTCGCCATGGCCAAGGACCCCCGGGTGCTGGTCATCAAGCTCGCCGACCGGCTGCACAACATGCGCACGATGCGCTACCTGAAGCGGGACAAGCAGGAGAAGAAGGCCCGCGAGACCCTGGAGATCTACGCCCCGCTGGCCCACCGGCTGGGCATGAACACCATCAAGTGGGAGCTGGAGGACCTGGCCTTCGCCATCCTCTACCCCAAGATGTACGACGAGATCGTCCGGCTGGTCGCCGAGCGCGCACCCAAGCGGGACGAATACCTGGCCGTGGTCACCGACCAGGTCCAGCAGGACCTGCGGTCGGCCCGTATCAAGGCCACCGTCACCGGCCGGCCCAAGCACTACTACAGCGTCTACCAGAAGATGATCGTCCGCGGCAGGGACTTCGCGGAGATCTACGACCTGGTCGGCATCCGGGTGCTGGTCGACACGGTCAGGGACTGCTACGCGGCGCTCGGCACGATCCACGCGCGGTGGAATCCGGTCCCCGGCCGGTTCAAGGACTACATCGCGATGCCGAAGTTCAACATGTACCAGTCGCTGCACACCACGGTGATCGGACCCAGCGGCAAGCCCGTCGAGCTGCAGATCCGCACGTTCGACATGCACCGCCGCGCCGAGTACGGCATCGCCGCGCACTGGAAGTACAAGCAGGAGGCCGTCGCCGGGGCGTCCAAGGTGCGCACCGACAGCCCGCGCTCGGACAAGAAGGACGACGCGGTCAACGACATGGCGTGGCTGCGCCAGCTGCTCGACTGGCAGAAGGAGACCGAGGACCCGGGCGAGTTCCTGGAGTCGCTGCGCTTCGACCTGTCGCAGAGCGAGGTCTTCGTCTTCACGCCCAAGGGCGACGTCATAGCGCTGCCGGCCGGTGCGACCCCGGTGGACTTCGCCTACGCGGTGCACACCGAGGTCGGCCACCGCACGATAGGCGCCCGGGTCAACGGCCGGCTGGTCCCGCTGGAGTCCACCCTGGACAACGGCGACCTGGTCGAGGTCTTCACCTCCAAGGCGGCCGGCGCCGGACCGTCCCGCGACTGGCTCGGCTTCGTCAAGTCGCCGCGGGCCCGCAACAAGATCCGCGCCTGGTTCTCCAAGGAGCGCCGCGAGGAGGCCGTCGAGCACGGCAAGGACGCCATCGCGCGGGCCATGCGCAAGCAGAACCTGCCGATCCAGCGGGTGCTGACCGGTGACTCGCTGGTCACCCTGGCGCACGAGATGCGCTATCCCGACATCTCCGCGCTGTACGCGGCGATCGGCGAGGGCCACATCACCGCCCAGTCCGTGGTGCAGAAGCTGGTCGACGCGCTCGGCGGCGAGGAGGGCGCGACCGAGGACGTCGAGGAGATCACCGCCCCGTCGCCCGGCCGCAGCAAGCGCCGGGCCAATGCCGACCCCGGGGTCGTGGTCAAGGGCGCCAGCGACGTGTGGGTCAAGCTGTCGCGCTGCTGCACCCCGGTCCCCGGCGACCCGATCATCGGCTTCGTCACCCGGGGCAACGGGGTGTCGGTGCACCGCGCGGACTGCGTCAACGTGGACTCGCTGTCCCAGCAGCCCGAGCGGATCATCGACGTCGAGTGGGCGCCCACCCAGTCGTCGGTCTTCCTGGTCGCCATCCAGGTCGAGGCGCTCGACCGCTCCCGGCTGCTGTCGGACGTCACCCGGGTGCTGTCCGACCAGCACGTCAACATCCTGTCCGCGGCCGTCCAGACCTCCCGCGACCGGGTCGCCACCTCACGCTTCACCTTCGAGATGGGCGACCCCAAGCACCTGGGCCACGTCCTGAAGGCCGTCCGCGGCGTCGAGGGCGTCTACGACGTCTACCGCGTCACCTCGGGCCGCCAGCGGTAG
- a CDS encoding DUF349 domain-containing protein — protein MSSDPWGRVDETGTVYVRTADGEKEVGSWQAGSPAEALAYFERKYEGLVVEIGLLERRVQTTDLAPKEALAAIEHLRTSVTEAHAVGDLAALGARLDALVVLVDSRREERRVARAKQSEEAKVAKEQLVAEAEQLAESEQWRTAGERLRALVDTWKGLPRLDRKADDELWHRFSHARSVFSKRRKAHFASLDAQREEARRTKEKLVTEALALSDSTDWGPTAARYRELMTEWKAAGRAQREAEDDLWNRFRGAQDVFFAARADAFAERDGEQRDNLAAKEQLVVEAEKLLPVTDLKAARAAFRTINERWEAIGHVPRDARPRIEGRMHTVERALADSEEAEWRRTNPEVRARAAGLTGQLQAAVDKLRDQVDAARSAGNTAKADKLAAELEGRQALLDQALKGLQEFGG, from the coding sequence GTGAGCAGCGACCCGTGGGGCCGCGTCGATGAGACGGGGACCGTGTACGTGCGTACGGCCGACGGGGAGAAGGAGGTCGGTTCGTGGCAGGCGGGCTCCCCCGCGGAGGCGCTCGCCTATTTCGAGCGCAAGTACGAGGGTCTCGTCGTGGAGATCGGCCTCCTGGAACGGCGGGTGCAGACCACCGACCTCGCCCCGAAGGAGGCGCTGGCGGCGATCGAGCACCTGCGGACCTCGGTGACCGAGGCCCACGCGGTGGGCGATCTCGCGGCGTTGGGGGCCCGGCTCGACGCGCTGGTGGTGCTGGTGGACTCCCGGCGCGAGGAGCGCCGGGTGGCCAGGGCCAAGCAGAGCGAGGAGGCCAAGGTCGCCAAGGAGCAACTGGTCGCCGAGGCCGAGCAGTTGGCCGAGAGCGAGCAGTGGCGCACCGCCGGTGAGCGGCTGCGGGCGCTGGTGGACACCTGGAAGGGCCTGCCGCGTCTGGACCGCAAGGCCGACGACGAGTTGTGGCACCGCTTCAGCCATGCCCGTTCGGTCTTCTCCAAGCGCCGCAAGGCGCACTTCGCGTCGCTCGACGCGCAGCGCGAGGAGGCGCGGCGGACCAAGGAGAAGCTGGTCACCGAGGCGCTGGCGCTGTCGGACTCGACGGACTGGGGGCCGACTGCGGCCCGCTACCGGGAGTTGATGACGGAGTGGAAGGCGGCCGGGCGCGCGCAGCGCGAGGCCGAGGACGACCTGTGGAATCGTTTCCGCGGTGCGCAGGACGTCTTCTTCGCCGCCCGCGCCGACGCCTTCGCCGAGCGCGACGGCGAGCAGCGGGACAACCTGGCGGCCAAGGAGCAGCTGGTCGTCGAGGCGGAGAAGCTGCTGCCGGTGACCGACCTCAAGGCGGCGCGGGCCGCCTTCCGGACGATCAACGAGCGCTGGGAGGCCATCGGCCATGTGCCGCGGGACGCCCGGCCGCGTATCGAGGGCCGGATGCACACCGTGGAGCGGGCGCTGGCGGACTCCGAGGAGGCCGAGTGGCGGCGCACCAACCCCGAGGTGCGGGCGAGGGCGGCGGGTCTGACCGGTCAGCTCCAGGCGGCCGTCGACAAGCTGCGCGACCAGGTCGACGCGGCGCGCTCCGCGGGCAACACGGCGAAGGCCGACAAGCTCGCGGCCGAGCTCGAAGGGCGCCAGGCGCTGCTGGACCAGGCGCTCAAGGGCCTGCAGGAGTTCGGCGGCTAG
- a CDS encoding peptidylprolyl isomerase encodes MVTKDQRRRQLAREKFERQQARRVDHTRRSRRRNAVIAAVIAVVVAAGGTAWAAGAFDSDSKKDDAAGASPSASAPTTPAATHAADPCEKPAAGSPGTAKWTKAPAMAVDKSAKYTFTLKTTCGDIPIALDAAKAPATVNSFKFLADKGFFDHTRCHRLTTNGIFVLQCGDPTATGSGGPGYTLPDENLKAFGKADAQGSVTYPAGTVAMANSGPNTGGSQFFLVYKDSPLQPNYTPFGTMSADGLKVLNKIAAAGENSGGQGDGAPNATAVINKATVTKS; translated from the coding sequence GTGGTCACCAAGGATCAGCGGCGGCGGCAGCTCGCCCGGGAGAAGTTCGAGCGGCAGCAGGCGCGCAGGGTGGATCACACCCGCAGGTCGCGGCGGCGCAACGCGGTGATCGCCGCGGTCATCGCGGTGGTGGTCGCCGCCGGCGGCACCGCGTGGGCGGCCGGCGCCTTCGACAGCGACAGCAAGAAGGACGACGCGGCGGGCGCCTCCCCGAGCGCGTCCGCGCCCACGACGCCCGCGGCGACGCACGCGGCCGACCCGTGCGAGAAGCCCGCCGCGGGCAGCCCCGGCACGGCGAAGTGGACGAAGGCGCCGGCGATGGCGGTCGACAAGAGCGCGAAGTACACCTTCACGCTGAAGACGACGTGCGGCGACATCCCGATCGCGCTGGACGCGGCGAAGGCGCCGGCGACGGTGAACTCGTTCAAGTTCCTCGCCGACAAGGGCTTCTTCGACCACACGCGCTGCCACCGGTTGACCACCAACGGCATTTTCGTGCTCCAGTGCGGCGACCCGACCGCGACGGGCAGCGGCGGCCCCGGCTACACCCTGCCGGACGAGAACCTGAAGGCCTTCGGCAAGGCCGACGCGCAGGGCTCGGTGACCTACCCGGCCGGCACCGTCGCGATGGCCAACAGCGGCCCGAACACCGGCGGCAGCCAGTTCTTCCTGGTCTACAAGGACAGCCCGTTGCAGCCCAACTACACTCCGTTCGGCACGATGAGCGCCGACGGCCTGAAGGTGCTGAACAAGATCGCCGCCGCGGGTGAGAACAGCGGCGGGCAGGGCGACGGCGCTCCGAACGCCACGGCCGTGATCAACAAGGCGACCGTCACCAAATCCTGA
- a CDS encoding MBL fold metallo-hydrolase: MLIAGFPAGAWGTNCYVVAPAAGEECVIIDPGHLATQGVEDIIAKHRLKPVAVILSHGHVDHVASVVPVCGARNVPAWIHPEDRYMLSDPDGALGGTIGQQLLGELTVGEPDDLRELADGGTLPLAGLEFAVAHAPGHTRGSVTFRLPEAADIPSVLFSGDLLFAGSVGRTDLPGGSTAELYESLARVCLPLDDSTVVLSGHGPQTTIGRERAANPYLGEAARGSGAPHPAAPRRGL, translated from the coding sequence GTGCTCATTGCCGGGTTCCCCGCCGGGGCCTGGGGGACCAATTGTTATGTGGTCGCCCCCGCCGCCGGTGAGGAGTGCGTGATCATCGACCCGGGCCACCTCGCGACCCAGGGCGTCGAGGACATCATCGCCAAGCACCGCCTCAAGCCCGTCGCGGTCATCCTCAGCCACGGGCACGTCGACCATGTCGCCTCGGTGGTCCCGGTGTGCGGCGCGCGGAACGTGCCCGCCTGGATCCACCCCGAGGACCGCTACATGCTCAGCGACCCGGACGGGGCGCTCGGCGGGACCATCGGGCAGCAGCTGCTCGGCGAGTTGACCGTCGGCGAGCCCGACGACCTGCGGGAGCTGGCCGACGGCGGCACCCTGCCGCTGGCCGGCCTGGAATTCGCCGTCGCGCACGCGCCCGGCCATACCAGGGGGTCGGTGACCTTCCGGCTGCCGGAGGCCGCGGACATCCCGTCCGTGCTGTTCTCCGGCGACCTGCTGTTCGCCGGCTCCGTCGGACGCACCGACCTGCCCGGCGGCTCCACGGCCGAGCTGTACGAGTCGCTGGCCCGCGTGTGCCTGCCGCTCGACGACTCCACCGTGGTGCTGTCGGGACACGGCCCCCAGACGACCATCGGCCGCGAGCGCGCCGCCAACCCCTATCTGGGCGAGGCGGCCCGCGGCTCAGGAGCCCCGCACCCGGCGGCTCCGCGACGAGGATTGTGA